From Triticum urartu cultivar G1812 chromosome 2, Tu2.1, whole genome shotgun sequence, a single genomic window includes:
- the LOC125534347 gene encoding transcription factor ILI1-like — MSSSSRRSRTRRTGSSPSISEEQISELLSKLQALLPESQARNGAHRGSAARVLQETCSYIRSLHREVDDLSETLAALLASDAVTAEQAAVIRSLLM; from the exons ATGTCGTCGAGCAGCCGGAGGTCACGCACGCGGCGCACCGGGAGCTCGCCGTCGATCTCGGAGGAGCAGATCTCCGAGCTGCTCTCCAAGCTGCAGGCGCTGCTCCCGGAGTCCCAAGCCCGCAATGGCGCTCACAGG GGTTCGGCGGCGAGGGTGCTTCAGGAGACGTGCAGCTACATCCGGAGCCTGCACCGGGAGGTGGACGACCTGAGCGAGACGCTCGCCGCGCTGCTCGCCTCCGACGCCGTCACCGCCGAGCAGGCCGCCGTCATCAGGAGCCTCCTCATGTGA